GCGTGGTCCAGACCGGCAATATCAAGGTCGGGTAGCGCGGGAGTGGCCGCCCCGTTGCGGGCGGCCAACCTTCGCTGGAGGCCCGGCCAGGGCGTCGACAAAGTCCTGTGCCAGCCGCGAGACCGGACGCAGGCCGGCCGTGACCAGGCGGGCGGTGCTGAGCAACGTGGGCCGGAAGGGGCGGCTCACCAGGTCGTCGGCGCGCGCGCCCATCAGCCCGAAGCCGTCCATCAGCGCGATGCCGACCCCGGCCCGGACGAGGGCGCAGGCCGCGTGGGTGTGGGACACCTCGACGGCGATGCGGAAGGGGACGTTCCTGTCGGCGAAAGCGCGGGCCAGCTGCTCGCTCAGCACCAGGTTGCGGCTCGGGCAGATGAGCGGGTGGTCGGCCAGCGCCTCCGGCCCGATGCTGCGCTGGCCCGCCAGAGGATGGTCCGGAGGCATCACGCAGGCCAGGCTCGTGCTCTGCAGGTCTTGCACGACCAGCGCCTCGTGGCCCACCGGCCCGATGATGAAGCCGAGATCATCCCGATGGGAGGCGATGCGCTGGATGATCTCGTGGGCGCTGAAGGTCTGGAGGGTGATGGCGCTTTCCGGCCGCTTCTCCCGGAAGCGCCGGATGGCGGCCGGCAGGATGGAGGCCGCGAGGGATGGGATGGCGGCGATGGCGAGGATGCCGGCCCGCCCCTCCCGCAACTCCCCGGCCAGGCGCTGCACCAGCTCGATCGCGGTGAAGGCGCCGAGCGTGCCGGGGAACATGACCTGAGCCTCCGCCGTCGGCCGCAGGCGCCGGCGCTCCCGCACGAAGAGGGCGAAGCCGAGCCGCGCCTCGGCCTTCTGCAGCATCCGCGTGACGGCGGGCTGGGAGATGTTCAGCGCCGCCGCGGCCGCGGTGACGCTGCCGAGCTCCATGACGCGGCGGAACACCTCCATCTCCCGCAGATCGAAGGTCATAACCACCGGACATGATCCCTGCGCATAACGGCATTTGCGCACATCATCCCCGGCGCGACAAACTGCCCCGCCGGGCCGCCGAGAGCCCGCTGCGGAGTGGAGGGACGTCGCGTTGAAGGTGGTGGAGATCCGCGCCTACCTGCTGGGCTTCGCGCCCGAGCCCGCCATCGGCAACGCCTCGCGCATGATCCGCCGGCGGGACTTCCTGCTGCTGGAACTGGTGGCCGACACCGGCGCGCGCGGCTGGGGGGAGGTCTTCGCCTCGCCGGCCGCCGCCGCCGCCCTGGTCCGCACGCGGCTCGCGCCGATCGTCCTCGGCGCCTCGCCGCACCATCATGGCCGCCTCTACGACCGGATGCTCGGCACGCTCGGCTACGACCGGCGGGGGCCGGGGATGATGGCGATCTCGGCCGTGGACATGGCGCTTCACGACCTCGCCGCGCAGGACCGCGGCCTCAGCGTGGCGGAGGCGCTCGGCGGCGCGCTGCGCACGCGGATCCCGGCCTATGCCAGCGCGCCCTTCATCACCACCGACGCCGCCGAGCCCTACGGCCACTACGAGGCCGAGATCGACAGCATTCTCCGCCGCAACTTCCGCGCCCTGAAACCGCGCGCCGGCGTCTCGCCCCGGGCGGACGGGACCATGGCGGCGGCGGTGCGCCGGCAGGTCGGGCCGGACGTCTCGATCATGGTGGACATCAACCAGGGCTACACGGCCCGCGCAGCGATCGAGTCCGCGCGCCGCATGGAGGAGGCGGGGCTGCTCTGGATGGAGGAGCCGGTGGGGCCGGAGGACGTGGCGGGCTACGCCGCGGTCTCCGCCGCCGTGCCGGTCGCGGTCGCGGGCGGGGAGGCGCTGGCCAGCCCTGCGGCGTTCCGGGACTTCCTCGCTGCCGGCGCGATGTCCGTGCTGCAACCGGACCTCACGGTCTGCGGCGGCTACACGGGCTTCCTCCGCGTCGCGGCGCTCGCCGCGGCCTACGACGTCCCGGTCATGCCGCACGTCTTCGGCACGGTGGTGAACATGCGCGCCGCGCTCCAGGCCGCGGCGCTCGTCACCCCGCGCCGCGGCGCGCCGGGCAAGTATCCCTGGATCGAGGTCGACGCCTCCGTCAACCCGCTGCTGGAGATCGCGGGGGCGCTTCCCGTGAACGCGGACGGCACCATGGACGTGCCCGACGCGCCGGGCACGGGGCTGGACCTGCAGGGCGAGCGGCTGGCGCCCTGGACCGGCGAGACCTGGCGTCTCGTCTGAACGCCGCGAAGGAGGAGACGACATGCCCATGCTGACCCGCCGCTCGGTCCTCGGCGCCCTCGCGGCCGCCCCGGCGCTCGTGTCGCGCCCCGCGCGCGCCGCCTGGCCCGAGCGGCCCGTGACCCTCGTCGTGCCCTTCCCGCCGGGCGGCAGCAACGACGTGGTGACGCGGATGGTGGCCCAGCCGCTCTCCCAGGCGCTCGGACAGCCCTTCGTGGTGGACAACCGCCCCGGCGCCAACGGCAACATCGGCGCGGCGCAGGTCGCCCGCGCGGCGGCGGACGGCTACACCGTGCTCGTCTCCGGCAACGGCCAGAACGCGATGAACCACGGGCTGTACCGCAACATGCCCTACGATTCCCGCACGGGCTTCACCCATGTCGCGCAGCTCGCCTCCCTGCCGAACGCCCTCGTCGTCGCCGAGAACTTCCCGGCCCGCACTCTGGCGGACCTGGTCCGCATGGCGAAGGAGAGGCCGGGCGACATCACCTTCGCCAGCCCGGGCAGCGGCTCCTCCGGCCATCTCGCGATGGCGATGCTGATGCGCGCGGCGGGGATCGAGATGCTGCACATCCCCTATCGCGGCGCAGCCCCCGCCATCACGGACGTCATCGCGGGGCAGGTGCCGGTGGTGATGATTAACGTGGACATCCCCCTGCCGCATGTGCGCGCCGGCCGCCTGCGCGTGCTGGCCGTGACGAGCGAGGCGCGGAGCCCGCTCTACCCCGAGGCGCCGACGGTCGCCGAGAGCGGCTATCCCGGCTTCTCGGCGAATGGCTGGCTCGGTCTCTCCCTCCCGGCCGGCGCACCGGCTGACATCGTGGCGCGCCTGCACGACGCGGCGGCCAGGGCGCTGCAGGACCCGCAGGTCCGGGAGCGCTTCGCGGCGGGCGGCTACATCCCCGGCGCGGGCTCCTCCGCCGACTACGCCCGCTTCGTCGATTCGGAGATCACCAAGTGGGGCGCCGTGACGCGCGACCTCAACATCGTGCTGGAGTAGGCGCGCCATGAACTTCCTGGACCGCCGTCCGCGGCGCGAGGTCACCGATGCCATGCGCGCCGAGGTTCTGGAGGACCTGCCGGAGCTGGTGGAGATCGGAAGTGAGGAGCTGCGGCGGAAATGCGTGGAGGTGTGGTGCCTGGCACTGGCGGAGAGCAGCTTCGCGCGCGTCTCCGACATCCCCGGTGAATCGAACCCCGGCCAGTTTGCTCTGCGGCGCGGCGACCAGGCGACGCATCTGCGGGGAGTGACCCGCATCGCCCTCTCCATCGCCGACGAGTTCGCGGCCATGGATCCCGCCGTGCGGATCGACCGCGACGTGGTGGTCGCCGGCGGGCTGACGCACGACGTCGGCAAGCCCTGGGAGTTCGATGCCGCCAACCGCGCGCGCTGGACGGGCGATCCCTCGGCCACGGGCCTGCCTTCGCTGCGGCATCCCGTCTACGGCGCGCATCTCTGCATCGCGGCGGGGCTGCCGGAGGAACTGGCCCATATCGCCCTCGCCCACTCCTTCGAGGGGGAGCACCTGGTCCGCAGCCTGGAATGCCTCATCGTGCAGCGGGCGGACCACCTCTGGTGGTCGATCGCCGGCGGCTGCGGGCTGCTGCAGCCATCGGGCGACGCCATCCTCCAGGCCAGGAAGATCGTGCCCCGCCCTCTCCGCGACTGATCCATCCCCAGCGCTCACATCCCGAGCGCCCAGGAAAGGAAGCCGACATGAGATCGGTCTGCCGCCGCACCGCCCTGCTCCTCCCCGCACTCTTCGCCGCCGGCACGGCCCGCGCAGACTGGCCGGACCGGCCGGTCCGCATCATCGTGCCTTTTGCGCCCGGCGGCAGCTCCGACCTCATCGCGCGCCTGATCGGGACGGAGCTCGGGACGCGGCTGGGCCAGCCCGTGGTGGTGGAGAACCGCGGCGGCGCCAACGGCGCGATCGGGATG
This genomic window from Pararoseomonas sp. SCSIO 73927 contains:
- a CDS encoding LysR family transcriptional regulator → MTFDLREMEVFRRVMELGSVTAAAAALNISQPAVTRMLQKAEARLGFALFVRERRRLRPTAEAQVMFPGTLGAFTAIELVQRLAGELREGRAGILAIAAIPSLAASILPAAIRRFREKRPESAITLQTFSAHEIIQRIASHRDDLGFIIGPVGHEALVVQDLQSTSLACVMPPDHPLAGQRSIGPEALADHPLICPSRNLVLSEQLARAFADRNVPFRIAVEVSHTHAACALVRAGVGIALMDGFGLMGARADDLVSRPFRPTLLSTARLVTAGLRPVSRLAQDFVDALAGPPAKVGRPQRGGHSRATRP
- a CDS encoding HD domain-containing protein, giving the protein MNFLDRRPRREVTDAMRAEVLEDLPELVEIGSEELRRKCVEVWCLALAESSFARVSDIPGESNPGQFALRRGDQATHLRGVTRIALSIADEFAAMDPAVRIDRDVVVAGGLTHDVGKPWEFDAANRARWTGDPSATGLPSLRHPVYGAHLCIAAGLPEELAHIALAHSFEGEHLVRSLECLIVQRADHLWWSIAGGCGLLQPSGDAILQARKIVPRPLRD
- a CDS encoding mandelate racemase/muconate lactonizing enzyme family protein, with amino-acid sequence MVEIRAYLLGFAPEPAIGNASRMIRRRDFLLLELVADTGARGWGEVFASPAAAAALVRTRLAPIVLGASPHHHGRLYDRMLGTLGYDRRGPGMMAISAVDMALHDLAAQDRGLSVAEALGGALRTRIPAYASAPFITTDAAEPYGHYEAEIDSILRRNFRALKPRAGVSPRADGTMAAAVRRQVGPDVSIMVDINQGYTARAAIESARRMEEAGLLWMEEPVGPEDVAGYAAVSAAVPVAVAGGEALASPAAFRDFLAAGAMSVLQPDLTVCGGYTGFLRVAALAAAYDVPVMPHVFGTVVNMRAALQAAALVTPRRGAPGKYPWIEVDASVNPLLEIAGALPVNADGTMDVPDAPGTGLDLQGERLAPWTGETWRLV
- a CDS encoding tripartite tricarboxylate transporter substrate binding protein — encoded protein: MPMLTRRSVLGALAAAPALVSRPARAAWPERPVTLVVPFPPGGSNDVVTRMVAQPLSQALGQPFVVDNRPGANGNIGAAQVARAAADGYTVLVSGNGQNAMNHGLYRNMPYDSRTGFTHVAQLASLPNALVVAENFPARTLADLVRMAKERPGDITFASPGSGSSGHLAMAMLMRAAGIEMLHIPYRGAAPAITDVIAGQVPVVMINVDIPLPHVRAGRLRVLAVTSEARSPLYPEAPTVAESGYPGFSANGWLGLSLPAGAPADIVARLHDAAARALQDPQVRERFAAGGYIPGAGSSADYARFVDSEITKWGAVTRDLNIVLE